The nucleotide sequence ATTGGAGAGTATTCGTGCATAAAAGTCATAGGAATAAATTCAGTGAAACCATGAGTTTCTTCCTGAATTCGACGAATAATATCAATGTGTTCAACACGCTCTCCTAATGTTTCTACATGACCATACATGATTGTAGCTGAACCACCAACACCTACTTCATGAGCAGTTTTGACAATATTAATCCATTCTTGAGTAGACACTTTTTCAGGACAAATTAACTCCCTTGAGCGATCGGTTAAAATTTCAGCAGCAGTTCCAGGTAAGGTATCTAATCCTGCACTTTTAAGTCTTTCAAATGCCTCTTCAATACTAATACCAGATAAAATACTTGCATCATTAACCATAGTTGGTGAAAAACCATGAATCAATACATCAGGATAAGTATCTTTTAATAAAGAAAGTAAATGCTCATAATATTCAATATCAGCATCTGGAAGAACACCACCCATTAGACAAAACTCATGAACACCCTTCTCAACAGCTCCTTGAGCTTTAGATAAAATAGCCTTATCATCTAAAATATAAGCATCAGGATCATCCCTATCTTTTCCAAAGGCGCAAAAACCACATCTAACCGTGCAAATATTAGTGAAATTAATATTACAATTATTAATAAATGTAACATCATCTCCCACTATATCACTTCTTAAAAAATCCGCAGTTGCTAATAAAGGATATAAATCAGAACCTTTAACATTCATTAAATAATTAGCTTCCTCAACAGTGATAACTTCATCAAGAGATTTAGCTAAAATTCTTTCAGTCTCAGAAGAAATGGGTAGTTTATCAAACATGTAAATATATAATGTTAAAATAAAATATATAACTTTCTATAATAGATAATTTAATATATTATTTATACTAAGCTTTTATTTAAAGAATAAAATGAGGATTAAAATGGATAGTAGTGAAGCTATTTACAATGGACTTAAAGATGCTGGTATAAACTTTATTGTTAGTGTTCCTTGTGTAAATTTATCTAAATTACTAAATTTAATTGATGAAGATAAAGAAATAACACATATCCCTGTTACTCGTGAAGAAGAAGGAATTGGAATATGTGCAGGAGCATATCTTGGTGGTATGAAACCAGCAATTCTAATGCAAAATTCAGGGCTTGGAAACTCAATTAATGCACTTAAATCACTAATTGAATTGTATAAAATGCCACTTATTATGATTATTAGTCACAGAGGAACTGAAGGTGAAAATATTTCTGGACAAGTCCCTATGGGAATTTCAACCCCACGAATATTAGAATCAATGGATTTTCCATTTTTTACTCCGGGAAAACCTGAAGGTGCATACGAAGCTATTAGACCATCATGGGAATTATCTTGTGATAAATCTAAACCTGTTTCAATACTTTTAGAAATAAAATACTGGTGATAATATGATGAGAAGAGACGCAATTAAAAAAATAATGGAAAATATAGAAGATGAGGTAATTGTTTGTAATATTGGATTTCCATCAAGAGAATTATATGATATTCAAGATAGAGTGCGTAATTTTTATATGATCGGTTCAATGGGTCTTGCATCATCAATTGGATTAGGATTAGCTATTTCAAAGGCAGATGAAAAAATAGTTGTAATTGATGGAGATGGTTCACTTTTAATGAATATGGGATCTCTTGTAACAATAGCTGCAAACAATCCGAAAAATTTAACATTAATCGTAATAAACAATGGGGTTTATGGTTCAACTGGAAATCAAGATACATATGCAAAAGATTTAAATTTAGTTAATATTGCAAAAAGTTCTGGATTTAAAAATAGCTATTATTTTGAAGATATTGATTTAAAAGAGGTTATAAATAGTGATGGAACTAATTTTATAGAAATTAAGTGTGAATCCGGAAATTCACAAGCTCCTATAATAAATTTAACTCCAGAATTTATTAAAAATAGATTAATGAACAATATTTAAGATTCCGCTTCATTTAACTCTTCAATCCTCCTATCAAAATCATTTAATTTTTTAGCAAGTCCTGCAAAATATGGAATATATACTTTTGAAAAAGCTAGTCTATCTGGATTTTGTCCAACACCATCTATTTGCTTTTTAACTCTATCGATTTTTCTTTCAACTTCATCATACATTAAATCTCCTGGGAATTCACCAATGAAAACTCCATCAGCACCATTTTCTAGTGCATAGTGTATATGTCTTGGTCTTACTCTATTTACAGAAAGTACTTTGATTATGTGAATAGATTCAGGATATTGAAGCCTATTAACCCCAATATTGTCAGCTGCAGTATAACCTATAGAATCTAAAAATACTAAAATTAAACGTTCCCCATCTTGTTTTTTAGCTAAAACTCCATCAATTGTTGCAGATATTTTCTCATCAATGTTACCATTCATTTTAATAGCACCATTAGAACAAACTGTTAAACATTTTCCACAACCATCACAACTCATTGGATCTAAAAATAGTTTATCATCAACAATGCTCAAAGCTTTAAATCTACAGAAATTTAAACATTTTTCGCATAAATCACATTTTTCTTCATCAATTTCAGCTATAAACGGTTCTATTTCAATTCCACCAGTATTATATTCAGATACCTTAGATGCAGCAGCTGTTGCTTGCATAATTGAGTCTGTAATATCTTTTGGGTCTTGTGCAGTTCCACAAACAAATACACCCTGAACATCTGTTGTAACTGGTTTTATTTTTGGATGTGTTTCTTTTATAAAATGGTCTTCTGTTGTTCCTACATTTAAAATTTCAGCAATTTCTTTAGTACCTTCAGAAGGTTCCATAGCTGTTGATAAAACAACCATGTCTGCTTCAATTTCTGAAAATTCCCCTTTAATTGTATCTTCTACACGAACTAATAAAACATCATTTTTAGATACAACTTCTCCAGGCCTTCCTCTTATAAACCTTACTTCATTTTCTTGAGTGTGCTTATAGTATTTTTCAAACATTCCTGGTGTTCTAATATCTGTATAACATATTACTACATCAGTTTCAGGATATTTGTGCTTTATAATATTCGCATTTTTTAAAGCTACTGAACAACATATTTTAGAACAATACTTATGACCATCTGGTTTTTCATCTCTTGAACCTACACATTGGATCATAACTACTCTTTTTGGAACCTCCCCATTAGCTTTAAGTAATTTTCCTTTTGTTGGCCCATTTACTCCAGTAATACGACCCAATTCAGACTGAGTTATAATGTCTGGATGTTTTGAATACGAATATTCTGGACGTTTTTCCATTTCAAATAATTTATGACCAGTAGCTATGATTATTGAACCTACTTGAAGCGGAATTTTTTCTGCTTTTCTTTTAAGTTTAATTGCCTTCA is from Methanobrevibacter oralis and encodes:
- the cofH gene encoding 5-amino-6-(D-ribitylamino)uracil--L-tyrosine 4-hydroxyphenyl transferase CofH, whose product is MFDKLPISSETERILAKSLDEVITVEEANYLMNVKGSDLYPLLATADFLRSDIVGDDVTFINNCNINFTNICTVRCGFCAFGKDRDDPDAYILDDKAILSKAQGAVEKGVHEFCLMGGVLPDADIEYYEHLLSLLKDTYPDVLIHGFSPTMVNDASILSGISIEEAFERLKSAGLDTLPGTAAEILTDRSRELICPEKVSTQEWINIVKTAHEVGVGGSATIMYGHVETLGERVEHIDIIRRIQEETHGFTEFIPMTFMHEYSPIFLEGQKNLGASGTEDLKLYAVSRLMLRDLIPNIQVSWVKMGYRFAQVSLTAGANDLGGTLGGDELSEASGAPDGIETSISTLSDMVRNLGRNPIERNSKYTEFYPIDSTLEVLSK
- the comD gene encoding sulfopyruvate decarboxylase subunit alpha, which gives rise to MKMDSSEAIYNGLKDAGINFIVSVPCVNLSKLLNLIDEDKEITHIPVTREEEGIGICAGAYLGGMKPAILMQNSGLGNSINALKSLIELYKMPLIMIISHRGTEGENISGQVPMGISTPRILESMDFPFFTPGKPEGAYEAIRPSWELSCDKSKPVSILLEIKYW
- the comE gene encoding sulfopyruvate decarboxylase subunit beta, whose amino-acid sequence is MMRRDAIKKIMENIEDEVIVCNIGFPSRELYDIQDRVRNFYMIGSMGLASSIGLGLAISKADEKIVVIDGDGSLLMNMGSLVTIAANNPKNLTLIVINNGVYGSTGNQDTYAKDLNLVNIAKSSGFKNSYYFEDIDLKEVINSDGTNFIEIKCESGNSQAPIINLTPEFIKNRLMNNI
- the hdrA gene encoding ferredoxin:CoB-CoM heterodisulfide reductase subunit HdrA, yielding MPENLKVGLFICECGGNISDTIDIEKIKSSLDVEVMAQFENLCSLNGRKIIRDAILEHHLDRVVIAACSPITHEKTFQDYIKPLNPYLMDMANIREQCSWVHSDSKKATQKAIALINASIEKIKQSEEVTPIYCETSEEVAVIGGGIAGMSAALSLARQGTKVTIIEQSPSLGGHMAKVGKVFSPVKIAEECGMCLLNPILNDLVWNDNIQVLTNSRVIESTRHAGTYNLIVEQSPRFVDPDKCIACGKCAEVCEIEVPDDWNDDLSLRKAIYRPFSQSYPEAYVIDPEYCNKCGDCFRECMMKAIKLKRKAEKIPLQVGSIIIATGHKLFEMEKRPEYSYSKHPDIITQSELGRITGVNGPTKGKLLKANGEVPKRVVMIQCVGSRDEKPDGHKYCSKICCSVALKNANIIKHKYPETDVVICYTDIRTPGMFEKYYKHTQENEVRFIRGRPGEVVSKNDVLLVRVEDTIKGEFSEIEADMVVLSTAMEPSEGTKEIAEILNVGTTEDHFIKETHPKIKPVTTDVQGVFVCGTAQDPKDITDSIMQATAAASKVSEYNTGGIEIEPFIAEIDEEKCDLCEKCLNFCRFKALSIVDDKLFLDPMSCDGCGKCLTVCSNGAIKMNGNIDEKISATIDGVLAKKQDGERLILVFLDSIGYTAADNIGVNRLQYPESIHIIKVLSVNRVRPRHIHYALENGADGVFIGEFPGDLMYDEVERKIDRVKKQIDGVGQNPDRLAFSKVYIPYFAGLAKKLNDFDRRIEELNEAES